The Candidatus Fukatsuia endosymbiont of Tuberolachnus salignus nucleotide sequence AATAGCCAATACATGTTGGCGAAATTTTAATGGATAAGTCATCTTGAAATTATACATCAATTTATACAGCCTACGCTATATGGCTGCCTACTCCACGTGATGACTCTACTAGGCGTAGAACCCCGCGCAACCGTTTTTGACGATATTCGCACCCTGGAAAGTATCGCCTTGTCCCTGATCCACTCACGGAGTGCCACATGACAGAGATTGCAACGATTTCGCTACGTGTCGACACCTCAAACCTGGAAAAAGGGGACAGGGCACTGGCTCACTTTGGCGACACGGCCGCGCGTACTGCCGCGCAAGCCGAGGATTTCAATTCATCGTTTACACCGGCCACCCGTACGCTCAATGCGTTCGGCCATCAAACACATCAAGCCAATCTTAGCCTGCAACAACAGCGTGATGAGCTGCACCGCTTATTGGGTAAAATTCATCCGGTCACCGCGGCCTTTGGCAAGCTTGATGAGAGGGAAGCGCAGCTCAGGCGGTATAAAAACTTGCCGTTCCTTGACAAGGACACCTTTGACCAAGCCGCCCGGGCAATTCATCAGGCGCGTGATGAACTCGCTCAAGCTGCCCAAGCGAGAACCGCTGAAGGTCGTGCCGCGGCGGCGCAAGCCGCTGCAGACAAAGTCGCCGCTCAGGCAAAAAACGCCTTTATTGCTAAACTGCGTGAACAAAGTGAATGTCAGGGGAAAACCACTGCGGAGATTTTGGCCTACAAAGCCGCACAATTGGGCGTCACCCAACAGGCTGCACCTTTCATTGCCACACTCAGGGAACAAGAAAACAGCTGGAAAAAAGGCACGATATCGGCGGGTCAATACCGGATGGCATTACGTCAATTGCCGATGCAGTTTACCGACATTGCGACCTCGATTGCCGGGGGGATGCCGCTGTACCTGATTGCCATTCAGCAAGGAGGACAAATCCGGGACAGCTTTGGTGGCATCGCCAATGCACTCAAAGCCATGGGACAGTGGCTGACACCGACCAAAATCCTGCTCGGGGGCGCCGCGACCGCGCTGGCAAGCGTCGGACTGGCCTACTACCGGGGTGCACAAGAAAGCAGCACCTTCAATAAGCAGCTGATTTTGACCGGCCAGTATGCGGGCAAAACCGCCACTCAATTACAACAGTTGGCTAAACGACTCTCCGGTGACGGGTTAACCCAATCGGCGTTATCGGCAGCTCTGGCACAGGTGGTGGGCAGCGGCGCGTTTGACAGCACACAAATTGAACAGGTCAGCGTGGCGGCCGCCAAAATGGCGGCGGCAACGGGACAATCCGTCGATGACACCGTCAAACATTTTACCCGCTTACAGGAGGAACCGCTTACTGCGGTCAAAGCGCTCGACAAGCAATTGCATTTTCTGACGGCTTCCGAGTATGAACAGATAGCCGCCCTGGAACGCGCGGGCAATACCTTGGGTGCCGCACGTCTGGCGATGGAGGCCTATGCCAATGCCCTGAAAACCCGGGCGGATGACATCGTCGCTAATCTGGGCACGATGGAAAAAGCCTGGTACAGCCTGAAAAACACGGCCAAGAGCGCCTGGAATGCCATGCTGGATATCGGCAGAGACAAAACGATACAGGATGAACTGGCCCTGGCGGAGGCGCATTTAAATGCGGCGCGCAAAGGGTTTTTTAATCGCACCCGTATCAAAGAGCTGGAAAATAAAAAAACGGCCTTACTGGAAAAGCAATTTCAGGATGAATTAACCGCGGCGCGTAAAAAAGCCCATCACACCACCGAAGCAATCGAAAAAGCGGCGCTGCAACGCCGTGACCACTGGCGTGAACGCTATGCCAACCAAGCCCAGCAGCGCAGCAAAGAGCTGAAAAAATTTAACGAGATTGCTACCCGATTCAGCCCGCAGGAACAAGTGCGTATCCGTGCGGCTATCGAAGCACGATTTCCCGACGAGAAGCGCAAAAAATCACCCAACATCCGCCAGGCAACAGGCCGTCCAGCCGCAGTCTATCGCGATGATGCTGCCACCCGTGCTTTACTGGAAAGCCGTCAGCGGGTCGCGATGTTACGTGAACAGGCAACGCTCACGGCTTCAATGAATGAGCAGGAAAAGCAGCAGGTGAGATTCACACAGCAGATAGCGGATTTAAAAACCAAATCGTTATTGACTGCTGACCAACAATCTCTGTTAGCCCGTGCCAAAGAAATCAATGCCAGCCTGCAACTGGAAGCTCAGTTATCCCGTGAGAACAGCCAGCGCCAAAAAGCGCTCGCCGCACTCAAACAGATGGAAGACACCAGCCAGTCTCTTGCCCGTCGTAACGCTCAGCAGCAGGCTAGATTTGGACTCACCGATAAACAGGCAAAACGCGTTGACCAGACCTTTCAGCTGGATAATACCTATCAGAAACAAAAAGAAGGCATCACCGATGCCGAGCAACTAGAAAAAATCACCGCCGCCTATCTCAGGGCAAAACAAGAATTACATACCGGTTTTCATCAGGAAAAAATGAACGAGGGCAACTGGCTGGCGGGCATGAAACAAGGAATAACCGAATACGGTGAAACCGCCACTCACGTCTTCGCGGCAACACAAAAACTCGCCAATCACACCCTGGGCAACTTGTCCTCGATGATGACCGAATTGACCACCACCGGTCAGGCCAATCTAAAAAGCTTTGCCACGGCGTTTTTGACAAATATCGTCGATATCATTAATCGCCTATTAATTGCCCAAGCGATACAAGCGGCTATGGGCTGGATAGGGGGGGCGTTTACAACTCACCCTGTAAATGCAGCCAGTAGCAATGCACTGGGAACCGGTGTTATGGGCATAAATACTCGCTGGAGCAGTAATGTGCCCAGTCATGCGAAGGGTGGCTACACCGGTGAAGGCGACAAATACCAGCCTGCGGGTATCGTCCACAAAGGCGAATTTGTGATGACTAAAGACGCCACCGAGCGTATTGGCGTCGATAATCTTTATGCCCTTATATCTTGATTATTAACTTTCAAAGGTTGATGATCCCCAACTGATCATTGGGATGTCACCGGAGAGTTTGTTTGCGCCCTTAGGCTTAAAGCTTGTGCAGTCAGATAAAACCCCGGTGACATATTTATCGTCGCCTGTAAGACCGAACGGTATCTTGTGCTAAGAGCACGTATTTATAAGGAAGGTCGGGGCGATCATTTAATTATCTGTTTTTCATGGGAGAATCAGCCATGGACAAGACCGCAGTGGGTATTGATGTTGCCAAATTAAAATTCGATGTTGCAGTGTGGGTAGAGAGAAAAAAGTATAAAACAAAAGCATTCCCGAATACCCCCTCTGGATTTAGCCAACTACTGAAATGGCTTATCCCTTACGGGGATTGTCATATTTGTCTCGAAGCCACAGGGAGTTACAGTGTTCCACTGGCTATGTTCTTAGTTGATAATGGCATTGACGTCAGCCTAGAAAACCCATCACGTATTCATGCCTTTGGTGAGAGTGAACTGAGTCGGAACAAGACGGATCAGGGGGATGCAAAAATGATAGTGCGCTACTGCGCACTGCATACACCTGTCCTCTGGACTCCTCCTCCCTTGAGCGAACGTCAATTAACCGCGCTAGTACGCCATCTAAAGAGTTTAGAGGAAATGAGGCAAATGCAAGAAAATCGGCAATCAGTGGCTGACGATGTCGTTCAATCCTCACTGCTTGAAATCATTTCTGCACTTAAACAACAAATCCAGGCCACCAAAGAAAAAATAAAAAACCATATCGATAACGATCCTGACTTAAAGAAAAATAAAGCGTTGCTGGAGAGTATTCCTGGTATCGGTGAAATACTAAGTGCCAGTTTGCTGGCGTATGTGGGTAATGTGTCAAAATTCACTAACAGTAAGGCAGTGGTGGCCTATGCCGGGCTTAACCCAAAACTTTGTGAATCAGGTTTATTTAAAGGACGGAGCCGCCTATCAAAACGGGGTCATACCGAGCTCAGGAAAGCGTTGTATATGCCCGCTCTGGCTGCCCTTTCTTGTAATCCGATAGTGAAAGCACAGTGGCAACGACTCGTATCACGCCATAAAGGGGGTAAAATGGGCGTCTGTGCGGCAATGCGCAAATTACTCCAACTGGCGTATGGTGTGCTGAAATCAGGCATCCCATTCGATACAAAAATAGCACTTGCATCATGATGGGCAAGACGGTATCTGATGCGCGGTTATGCGGAAGGGGGCTTGGTCAGTCATCGCCAAACAAAATCGCCGTGCCTCCCTTCATTGGGGAGGCAAGGGAAAGCTACAGCGGTAGCAATCAACGTGGGGGATATTAATATTTTGAATCAAGGGATGGGACAGCAATCCAGCCCAAGCACACAGGATAGCGCTGCCCTGCGAAAACAAATCAAAACAGCGATTACCACGACTATCAGTGAACAGCTTAGCAAGCCCGGTACGCCTTTATGGATGGCGATGCACGGGCGGGGGTGATTAAATAATCAGGATACAATTATGGCAATCGATACCTTCACCTGGCGTACTCAGGGTACCCCGGAGGGCAGTTTTTTACATCGCGTCAGGGTGGCGCAGTTCGGTGATGGCTACAAACAGGTTGCGGGCGACGGAATCAATCCCGAAAGCCAATCTTGGCCGCTAACCTTTCAGGGCACTGAAAAAAACATGCTGCCGTTACTCACCTTTATTCGCCAGCACTGCACACAATCTTGCTTATGGACGCCACCCTATGGGGTGCTGGGTCTCTACCGCGTGGCAGCAGATTCCATCAGAGTCACTCCCTTAGGGGGCAACACCCTGTCAATCAGCTTTACTTTTGAGCAAACCTTCCAACCTTAATTTGCAGAAAATTATCCAATGTTAGCTTTGTAAAAATATCAGTTGTTATCTTGAAGTTCTTGGATAGTTTTGTAATAGTCAAGAATCTCTGGTAAGGAGGGGTCATCGTTGTTTATACAAATTGCTAGCTGGATTCAAGTGACACTCTGTGTATTTAATGCAGCTGTCTGTTTCAATATAGACCACGGAGAAAGATCGTCGTTATCATTGATATCGATCTCAAGTTCTAGAGCAACTTGCTCGGGGCTTAAGCCTTGATTAAGAAGCTTTATGCTTAAGTGAAAATTGTATATTCTCTGTACATTCTTCTTCATATCGTCATCCTTGATCTCACACATATCGGATACCCTATCAGGTTTCAGTTCATTTTCTAGGAGATAGTTGACCAGCTCTGACTTATCCACACCATGATCGAGGAGTAGGGTAGCCAACTCGGAGTGATTTTTCGCATATATTAAGAGTGTTTTTATCTCTGGATGTAAATTTAATACGAAGGGCTTCCCATTCACTATATACGCTCTGGCTGCAATAATTGATAGAGGATCGAGCTTTTTTTCCTCAGAACCTATAGCTGTGGATGCTGCGTGGTACATATTCTGGTTCCTGATGATATCAGGAGAATTCCCTTGGAATGGTCTATTAACCTCATCTATGAAGGTATCTGTGCTTGGCACTTGAGTATTTAATGTATTTCTGCTTATGGAATCTATAGGCACAATAATTCCTTATTAGATCGTACAAGAAAAAATCGTATTCTACGAGATAGTCGCGTTGTAATGCTGTCAAATCTGTAACCAAATCCCCAATTATGTGAGGCAATTTTAATTTTTAGTTCTCACGATTTCATTAAGCATTTCTTTTTTACTGAAATCCCTCAGCCTTTTCTTGAGCTGAGTAATCCATTTGTGAAACTTACATTAATATCAATCACTACTCTACTGGGTAACACCATGACAACCCACACTGACCTGCAACGTCTGTTGCCAGGCAATCGCATTCGTCTGTTCGAAGTCGATGGCACTGCGTTCCAGGCAACTATTTTACGCTTCCACGCCGATACTTTAGCCCATACACCGGAAGAACTGACCACCGCTGCAACTGATGAAACCAAGCTCAACGCAAAATCCATCTGGTGGCAAAGTAAGGAATATGCTCCCTGGCCGGTACAGATAGAAGGACTGGAAACCGCCAGTGATGGACAACAAGCACAGCCCAGATTAACCGTTGCCAACCTCGATGGCAGCATCACTGCGCTGTGCCTGAAATTTGACGACATGGTACAAGCCAAGGTGATTATTCACGACACCTTCAAACATTATCTGGATGCGCGTAATTTTCCACAAGGCAATCCTGAAGACGATCCGACACAAGAAAAAGTCCAGGTCTACACCATTGACAGTAAATCCATGGAAACCAGCGAGATGGTTGAGTTTACCCTCTCCAGCCCGGCGGATTTGCAAGGTTTGTTAATTCCTACACGGCAAATTCATTCACTGTGCACCTGGGCAATGCGTGGTGACTACCGCAGCGGTAACGGCTGTGATTACGCGGGTAGCCAGTATTTTGATGAGCAGGGTGATCCCACTGATGATCCGACCCAGGACAGATGCACGGGTCGATTGGTGGAATGTAAAAAACGGTTCGGCAAACATAATCCGTTACCTTTTGGCGGCTTCCCCGGTTCTGCACTGATCAAGAGGTAAGGATGCGTAAAAAAACGCTGCAAGCTATGCTGGATCACGCTGCTACCGCTTATCCCAACGAGTGTTGTGGTGTCATCGCGCAGCAATCACGACAAGAGTGTTATTTCCCTTGCAACAATTTAGCAGCCAAGCCAGAGGAACAGTTTCATCTTGATCCTCAAGGCTACATGGATGCCGAAAACTGGGGCACCGTCACTGCGATCGTGCACAGTCATCCCCGATGCCACGAGTCAACCCTCTGAACTGGACAGAGCACAATGTGATAACAGCGAACTGCCCTGGCATATCGTCAGTTGGCCCGAGGGCGATGTGCGCACACTTCAGCCCCGAGGCGAGTTACCGCTGATAGGGCGTGAATTTGTGCTGGGGCATACCGACTGTTGGGGGTTGATACTGTCTTATTTTCGCCAGACGCATGGCATTGAATTGCATGATTATCGGGTAGATCACCCTTGGTGGGAATCAGGTCAGGAAAACAGGTATCTGGATAATTGGTATCAATGTGGATTTCGTGAATTTAGCGGAGAATACCAGCCAGGTGATGTAGTGATGATGCAGGTATCCGCACCGGTTGCCAATCATGCGGGGATTTTGCTGGCAGACGGTATGTTATTGCATCACCTGTATGGCAAACCCAGCCAGCGCGTGCCTTACGGCGGGTATTGGCAAGAGCGTACGGTGAAAGTGGTGAGGCATAAGATGTTATTGTGAAAGAATACAGGGTAAATAGACATAGCAGGAAATATACAACATGATTATTAATAAATATCATTTAATATCACTATCTGGTTTTGATTTTTACAATCAATGTATAATTTCTCCTGCTATAATCTACAACCTATCGTCGATTATTTTTCTGTAGTAAGTACAGTAAATTTGCAGTTTGTCGGATCCTGATTAACACATTCATAAAATTTCTCTCCCAGCGCCATTGACTCTTCTTGCCAGTTTGGCTTATTT carries:
- a CDS encoding phage tail tape measure protein; amino-acid sequence: MTEIATISLRVDTSNLEKGDRALAHFGDTAARTAAQAEDFNSSFTPATRTLNAFGHQTHQANLSLQQQRDELHRLLGKIHPVTAAFGKLDEREAQLRRYKNLPFLDKDTFDQAARAIHQARDELAQAAQARTAEGRAAAAQAAADKVAAQAKNAFIAKLREQSECQGKTTAEILAYKAAQLGVTQQAAPFIATLREQENSWKKGTISAGQYRMALRQLPMQFTDIATSIAGGMPLYLIAIQQGGQIRDSFGGIANALKAMGQWLTPTKILLGGAATALASVGLAYYRGAQESSTFNKQLILTGQYAGKTATQLQQLAKRLSGDGLTQSALSAALAQVVGSGAFDSTQIEQVSVAAAKMAAATGQSVDDTVKHFTRLQEEPLTAVKALDKQLHFLTASEYEQIAALERAGNTLGAARLAMEAYANALKTRADDIVANLGTMEKAWYSLKNTAKSAWNAMLDIGRDKTIQDELALAEAHLNAARKGFFNRTRIKELENKKTALLEKQFQDELTAARKKAHHTTEAIEKAALQRRDHWRERYANQAQQRSKELKKFNEIATRFSPQEQVRIRAAIEARFPDEKRKKSPNIRQATGRPAAVYRDDAATRALLESRQRVAMLREQATLTASMNEQEKQQVRFTQQIADLKTKSLLTADQQSLLARAKEINASLQLEAQLSRENSQRQKALAALKQMEDTSQSLARRNAQQQARFGLTDKQAKRVDQTFQLDNTYQKQKEGITDAEQLEKITAAYLRAKQELHTGFHQEKMNEGNWLAGMKQGITEYGETATHVFAATQKLANHTLGNLSSMMTELTTTGQANLKSFATAFLTNIVDIINRLLIAQAIQAAMGWIGGAFTTHPVNAASSNALGTGVMGINTRWSSNVPSHAKGGYTGEGDKYQPAGIVHKGEFVMTKDATERIGVDNLYALIS
- a CDS encoding IS110 family transposase, coding for MGESAMDKTAVGIDVAKLKFDVAVWVERKKYKTKAFPNTPSGFSQLLKWLIPYGDCHICLEATGSYSVPLAMFLVDNGIDVSLENPSRIHAFGESELSRNKTDQGDAKMIVRYCALHTPVLWTPPPLSERQLTALVRHLKSLEEMRQMQENRQSVADDVVQSSLLEIISALKQQIQATKEKIKNHIDNDPDLKKNKALLESIPGIGEILSASLLAYVGNVSKFTNSKAVVAYAGLNPKLCESGLFKGRSRLSKRGHTELRKALYMPALAALSCNPIVKAQWQRLVSRHKGGKMGVCAAMRKLLQLAYGVLKSGIPFDTKIALAS
- a CDS encoding phage tail protein, with protein sequence MAIDTFTWRTQGTPEGSFLHRVRVAQFGDGYKQVAGDGINPESQSWPLTFQGTEKNMLPLLTFIRQHCTQSCLWTPPYGVLGLYRVAADSIRVTPLGGNTLSISFTFEQTFQP
- a CDS encoding phage minor tail protein L, yielding MTTHTDLQRLLPGNRIRLFEVDGTAFQATILRFHADTLAHTPEELTTAATDETKLNAKSIWWQSKEYAPWPVQIEGLETASDGQQAQPRLTVANLDGSITALCLKFDDMVQAKVIIHDTFKHYLDARNFPQGNPEDDPTQEKVQVYTIDSKSMETSEMVEFTLSSPADLQGLLIPTRQIHSLCTWAMRGDYRSGNGCDYAGSQYFDEQGDPTDDPTQDRCTGRLVECKKRFGKHNPLPFGGFPGSALIKR